In Syntrophotaleaceae bacterium, a genomic segment contains:
- a CDS encoding PAS domain S-box protein, which yields MGALLKRLLARYGLVACMLGLTLGGGLFLHRTLLQKLGSHFSEHQNTLDTAYRASLQMYALAIENFFVSTIDQPDVLQLLDAASSDRQEQDLTRGRLYRRLFQAHQAIREGIPLQLQFYLPDGTSLLRFQKPDRYGDRQLYFQRLVLKAAEEKHLVQGFETGKVRSGFRYVYPLFYEERLVGCVGASVTAKGIRDALAELDSSREYAFLLNRNLIAPNVFPEQQWLYSPTDLHPDYLLEDANSILPDSPPRLSGEAASINRLLRQDREVQAAMSQGLALTTHASSDGAPYIVSLLPILDTRGIPAGYLASYAPDPIYGTIVQEFHIYLASMVLVAAVITLLMLGLKNRAVALSLQQRNLRAMNDALAEGVYVTDGNGTIEHVNPAACKTLGYAEQALLGQSAHDLFHSHSDNRFLPKEECPFYLAAKEGRNYDGEESFLHQSGSILTVKVASRPLWSEGELHGAVTAFHDISERKRMEDALRENEQIQRTLIESLPVPLVIIDAQTRAIEGANPAAVQLIGSTQDQIIGHRCHRFLCPSEESCCPILDLHQNVDNSEKLLLRFDGTQIPILKTVKQIVIQGRVKLLECMMDIRSRLEAEEALREANRQLQAATAKAEQLAEEAETANRAKSTFLANMSHEIRTPLNAILGYSQLLQQDKMLHPGHREQIQTINRSGDHLLELINDILEMSRIEAGHVSLQTAPLDLRQLLADIASMFKLSCQKKALQFELKMDESLPRCLAADRAKLRQVLINLLSNAVKFTTEGGIDLQVGGSRTDNVSWHIVIDIRDTGHGIDPSELNRLFGAFEQTRSGRASGEGTGLGLSISRAYAERMGGELRLMESGTGRGSWFQFTFQADECAGEELQRAPNAGLGRVMAIAPEHRPVRTLVVEDDPVSRVMLEQSLAVVGFEVKSVSSGEEALGIFPDLQPDAVLLDIHLPGLDGYETARRLRALRGGDKTSLLMLTAGGLAYKDPAGIAIEAGADAFLAKPFKLQDLYGLLKDLCGLGYIYASDDCSPKTSVDPELSRLQDLPVPLREALKQAVEEGDMLHFAELIRDVGEQNHSLQIHLAQLADRYEYEKLLDLLG from the coding sequence ATGGGAGCTTTGCTCAAACGGCTGCTCGCCCGCTACGGGCTGGTTGCCTGCATGCTGGGGCTCACCCTCGGCGGCGGCCTGTTTCTGCACAGAACCTTGCTGCAGAAACTGGGCAGCCACTTCTCCGAGCACCAGAACACCCTGGATACGGCCTACCGCGCCAGTCTGCAGATGTACGCGCTGGCGATCGAAAATTTCTTTGTCAGCACCATCGATCAACCTGATGTTCTGCAGCTCCTCGATGCTGCCTCCTCCGACCGTCAGGAGCAGGACCTGACCCGGGGACGTCTCTATCGACGGCTTTTCCAGGCTCATCAGGCCATCAGGGAAGGGATCCCGCTTCAGCTGCAGTTCTATCTGCCGGACGGTACCAGTCTACTCCGTTTTCAGAAACCGGACCGCTATGGAGATCGGCAACTCTATTTTCAGCGCCTGGTTCTCAAAGCTGCCGAGGAAAAACACCTGGTGCAGGGCTTTGAAACGGGCAAGGTCCGCTCCGGTTTCCGCTACGTTTATCCGCTGTTTTATGAGGAACGCCTGGTCGGCTGCGTCGGCGCCAGTGTGACGGCCAAGGGAATTCGGGACGCCCTGGCCGAACTCGATTCCTCCCGCGAATACGCCTTCCTGCTCAATCGCAACCTGATAGCCCCCAACGTCTTTCCCGAACAGCAATGGCTTTACAGCCCAACCGACCTCCATCCTGACTACCTGCTCGAGGACGCCAACAGCATCCTGCCGGACAGTCCGCCGCGGCTTTCGGGGGAGGCTGCGTCCATCAACCGGCTGTTGCGGCAGGACCGGGAGGTACAGGCCGCCATGAGCCAGGGGCTGGCTCTGACCACCCATGCCAGTAGTGACGGCGCCCCCTACATTGTCTCTCTCCTGCCGATTCTCGACACCCGCGGCATTCCGGCCGGTTACCTGGCCTCCTACGCCCCCGATCCGATTTACGGCACCATCGTTCAGGAATTCCATATCTACCTGGCCAGCATGGTGCTGGTGGCGGCGGTCATCACCCTGCTCATGCTCGGATTGAAGAACCGGGCCGTTGCCCTGTCGCTGCAGCAGCGCAACCTGCGGGCCATGAACGATGCCCTGGCCGAAGGGGTATACGTCACCGATGGCAACGGAACCATCGAGCACGTCAATCCGGCAGCCTGCAAAACGCTCGGCTATGCGGAACAGGCACTGCTCGGGCAATCGGCCCACGACCTTTTCCACTCCCACAGCGACAACAGATTCCTGCCCAAGGAGGAATGTCCTTTCTATCTCGCGGCCAAAGAGGGCCGTAACTACGACGGCGAAGAGAGCTTCCTCCACCAATCCGGTTCCATACTGACGGTCAAGGTCGCCAGCCGCCCCCTCTGGAGCGAGGGGGAACTTCACGGCGCGGTCACCGCCTTCCACGACATCAGCGAGCGCAAACGGATGGAGGACGCTCTGCGGGAAAACGAGCAGATCCAGCGCACTCTCATCGAAAGCCTGCCCGTGCCTCTGGTCATCATCGACGCTCAGACCCGCGCGATCGAGGGGGCCAATCCCGCCGCCGTACAACTGATCGGCAGCACACAGGACCAAATCATCGGCCACCGCTGTCATCGCTTTCTTTGCCCCTCCGAGGAGAGCTGCTGCCCGATCCTCGATCTTCACCAAAACGTGGACAACTCGGAAAAGCTTTTGCTCCGGTTTGACGGCACCCAAATCCCTATTTTGAAGACCGTCAAACAGATCGTCATTCAGGGACGGGTCAAACTTCTGGAATGCATGATGGATATCCGCAGTCGACTGGAAGCGGAAGAGGCTCTGCGGGAAGCCAACCGCCAGCTGCAGGCGGCCACGGCCAAAGCCGAGCAACTGGCCGAGGAGGCGGAAACGGCCAATCGGGCCAAAAGCACCTTTCTGGCCAACATGAGCCACGAGATCCGCACCCCCCTGAACGCCATTCTCGGCTATTCCCAATTGCTGCAGCAGGACAAGATGCTGCATCCCGGCCACCGGGAACAGATTCAGACCATCAATCGTAGCGGCGATCACCTGCTGGAACTGATCAACGATATTCTGGAGATGTCCCGAATCGAAGCGGGACACGTGAGCTTGCAGACCGCACCCCTTGATCTTCGGCAGCTGCTCGCCGACATCGCTTCCATGTTCAAGCTTTCCTGTCAAAAGAAGGCTTTGCAGTTTGAACTGAAAATGGACGAGAGTCTGCCCAGATGCCTCGCCGCCGATCGGGCCAAACTCCGCCAGGTCCTGATCAATCTGCTTTCCAATGCCGTCAAGTTCACGACGGAAGGCGGTATCGATCTGCAGGTTGGCGGTTCGAGAACGGACAACGTCAGCTGGCACATTGTCATCGACATCAGGGATACCGGCCATGGCATCGATCCTTCCGAGCTGAACCGACTGTTCGGCGCTTTCGAGCAGACCAGGAGCGGCCGGGCTTCCGGCGAGGGGACGGGACTGGGCCTGTCGATCAGCCGTGCCTATGCGGAAAGGATGGGGGGCGAACTGCGGCTGATGGAAAGCGGCACCGGCAGAGGCAGTTGGTTTCAATTTACCTTTCAAGCGGACGAGTGCGCCGGAGAGGAACTGCAGCGGGCACCGAATGCCGGACTCGGCCGGGTGATGGCCATTGCCCCCGAACACCGGCCGGTACGGACCCTGGTTGTCGAAGACGATCCTGTCAGCCGCGTTATGCTTGAGCAGAGCCTGGCGGTAGTCGGCTTCGAGGTAAAATCGGTTTCCAGCGGAGAGGAAGCCCTGGGAATTTTTCCTGACCTGCAACCGGACGCCGTGCTGCTGGACATTCACCTGCCCGGCCTGGACGGATATGAGACCGCCCGCCGTTTGCGGGCCCTGCGGGGGGGCGACAAGACAAGCCTCCTCATGCTCACCGCCGGCGGCCTGGCCTACAAGGATCCGGCCGGAATAGCGATAGAGGCAGGAGCGGATGCCTTTTTGGCCAAACCTTTCAAACTCCAGGACCTTTACGGCTTGCTGAAGGACTTGTGCGGTCTAGGCTACATCTACGCCTCAGACGATTGCTCCCCGAAGACCAGCGTCGACCCGGAACTTTCGCGGCTGCAGGATTTGCCGGTCCCTCTCCGGGAGGCGCTTAAACAGGCTGTGGAAGAGGGGGACATGCTTCACTTCGCGGAGCTGATCAGGGATGTGGGGGAGCAGAACCATTCCCTGCAGATACACCTGGCTCAACTGGCCGATCGCTACGAATACGAAAAGCTGCTCGACCTGCTGGGCTAG
- a CDS encoding PhnD/SsuA/transferrin family substrate-binding protein produces the protein MHRFVGLLLLASLCLAGTSFAQEKVRFAPLPMENRETVVKQFRPLTDFLQERLGITIEYVYADSYNDLLKKFRNGEIDLAYQGPLPYVRLRANYPQAEPLVHFKEASGQATYTCSLVAFADSRPDLKGLAGERVALTQSLSTCGYLSTNGLLRRYGSSLEQNRYRYLGTHDAVALGVVRGEFDLGGLKTAIARKYAHMGLSMLTETAPLPGFALVANKATLKPELQTRIRQAIVELAPQGDDKKMLESWGDNIRYGAVPAEDSHYDAVRQLLGGVEIPDKGNF, from the coding sequence ATGCATCGATTCGTTGGACTGCTGCTCCTGGCAAGCTTGTGCCTTGCCGGAACATCCTTTGCTCAGGAAAAAGTACGCTTTGCTCCATTGCCCATGGAAAATCGCGAGACCGTGGTCAAACAGTTCCGGCCTCTGACCGATTTTCTGCAGGAGCGCCTCGGCATCACCATCGAATACGTTTATGCCGACAGTTACAACGATCTCCTGAAAAAATTCCGCAACGGCGAAATCGATCTGGCCTACCAGGGGCCCCTGCCCTATGTCCGGCTCCGGGCCAACTATCCCCAGGCGGAACCCCTGGTCCATTTCAAGGAAGCTTCCGGCCAGGCCACCTATACCTGCTCCCTGGTAGCCTTCGCCGATTCCCGGCCCGACTTGAAGGGACTGGCGGGAGAAAGGGTCGCACTGACCCAGTCCCTTTCCACCTGCGGCTACCTGTCGACCAACGGTCTGCTCCGTCGCTACGGCAGCAGCCTGGAACAGAACCGCTACCGATACCTGGGAACACACGACGCTGTTGCCTTGGGAGTGGTCCGGGGCGAGTTCGACCTGGGAGGCCTGAAAACGGCCATTGCACGAAAGTACGCCCACATGGGGCTGTCGATGCTGACCGAAACGGCCCCTTTGCCGGGATTCGCCCTGGTAGCCAACAAGGCCACTCTCAAACCCGAGCTTCAAACCCGCATCCGGCAAGCTATCGTCGAACTGGCGCCTCAGGGGGATGATAAAAAAATGCTGGAAAGCTGGGGCGACAACATCCGCTACGGCGCCGTTCCGGCAGAGGATTCCCACTACGATGCGGTCCGCCAACTACTGGGAGGGGTGGAAATCCCCGACAAAGGCAATTTCTAG
- a CDS encoding DUF421 domain-containing protein, producing MEHLFFDSWSVLLRTMAIGVLAYASLIFFLRVTGKRTLSKMNAFDFVVTVAFGSTLATILLSKDVALAQGALALALLVGLQYVITWSSVRIGWFRRLVTGEPSLLFFAGEYLIKSMRNARVTRDEIRAAVRSAGFASLAEVEAVVMETDGSFSVIRRSENPDFSSFEGITNAEQAKEKSA from the coding sequence ATGGAACACCTGTTTTTCGACAGCTGGTCGGTACTGCTGCGGACAATGGCGATCGGAGTCCTTGCTTATGCAAGTCTGATTTTTTTTCTGCGCGTGACCGGCAAGCGAACACTATCGAAAATGAACGCCTTCGATTTCGTGGTCACCGTCGCCTTCGGTTCGACCCTTGCCACCATCCTGCTCAGCAAGGACGTGGCACTGGCCCAGGGAGCGCTGGCCCTTGCCCTGCTGGTGGGTCTGCAGTATGTCATTACCTGGTCGAGTGTGCGGATCGGCTGGTTTCGGAGGCTGGTGACCGGTGAGCCCTCCCTGCTCTTTTTCGCCGGGGAATATCTGATCAAGTCCATGCGGAATGCGCGGGTCACCAGGGATGAAATTCGGGCGGCAGTCCGCTCCGCAGGATTTGCCTCCCTGGCCGAGGTAGAGGCGGTGGTCATGGAAACCGACGGGTCCTTCAGTGTTATCCGGCGCAGCGAAAACCCCGACTTTTCCAGTTTCGAAGGGATCACAAACGCAGAGCAGGCCAAGGAAAAAAGTGCCTGA
- a CDS encoding helix-turn-helix domain-containing protein — translation MLNAENHGRDCALLGIEAGLSLREVELAWQNIQQLYAEDSLATYGLLDSAMRQERLGELKTAYDRIIQRLARSTPGPPVTAGDKQEVRLPPLTELSRSDSIGQSLRQLRERSGLTLRDIAERTKISSMRLDQIEQDMYERLPEAVYLRGFVLEYAKILGFCQPQEVAHIYLSRCMKKAEPPL, via the coding sequence ATGCTGAACGCTGAAAATCATGGGAGGGACTGCGCTCTGTTGGGAATCGAAGCCGGTTTGAGCCTGCGGGAGGTCGAGCTGGCCTGGCAGAATATCCAGCAATTGTATGCGGAAGATTCTCTTGCGACTTACGGATTGCTCGACAGTGCCATGCGGCAGGAAAGGCTGGGAGAACTGAAAACGGCTTACGATAGAATTATCCAGCGACTGGCACGGTCGACACCGGGACCCCCCGTTACGGCTGGCGACAAACAGGAAGTCCGTCTGCCGCCACTCACCGAGCTGTCCCGGTCGGATTCGATTGGGCAGTCGCTGCGCCAGCTTCGGGAAAGATCAGGGCTCACCCTGAGGGACATTGCAGAGCGGACCAAAATCAGTTCCATGCGACTGGATCAGATCGAACAGGACATGTACGAACGCCTGCCGGAAGCAGTCTACCTGCGGGGGTTCGTGCTCGAATACGCCAAAATTCTGGGCTTTTGCCAGCCGCAGGAAGTGGCTCATATCTATCTGTCCCGCTGTATGAAAAAAGCAGAACCCCCACTCTGA
- a CDS encoding P-loop NTPase, with protein MQVKGLRKNLPRIWAFASGKGGVGKSVITANLAVALAELGEKCVILDADLGGANQHTLFGMPNPKVSLADLFSRKVPSLEKLLLPTPVPNLWLISGGQAQLDMANPKHALKEKIIRQLGTLKTHHVLMDLGAGSAFNVLDFFLAAEKPVLVVMPVFTAVENAYHFFKAAYFRGLKNAIKRAGAARIVDQAMEEKIVRGIRSPRDLLTRVSELDPAAGAAIERDIKSLAPGLIVNQVQRKEDLELGTKMSLAYRHFFGLQAAFLGDIQYDDRVRDAIRLKRPVIEAFPESAFSRSIRKIARAQIEKREVDDAER; from the coding sequence TTGCAGGTAAAAGGCCTCCGGAAAAACCTCCCACGAATCTGGGCCTTTGCCAGCGGCAAAGGCGGGGTGGGCAAGTCCGTGATTACGGCGAATCTGGCCGTCGCTTTGGCCGAGCTGGGAGAAAAGTGCGTCATCCTGGATGCCGACCTGGGGGGTGCCAACCAGCATACCCTCTTCGGCATGCCTAACCCCAAGGTTTCCCTGGCCGACCTCTTTTCCCGTAAAGTCCCTTCCCTTGAGAAACTTCTCCTTCCCACCCCCGTCCCCAACCTGTGGCTGATCAGCGGCGGGCAGGCCCAACTCGATATGGCCAACCCCAAGCATGCCCTGAAAGAGAAAATTATCCGCCAACTCGGAACCCTGAAAACCCACCATGTTCTGATGGACCTCGGAGCCGGTTCGGCATTCAATGTTCTCGATTTTTTTCTCGCCGCAGAAAAACCCGTTCTGGTCGTCATGCCGGTTTTTACTGCCGTTGAAAATGCCTACCATTTTTTCAAGGCTGCTTATTTTCGAGGATTGAAAAACGCCATTAAAAGGGCCGGTGCCGCCAGGATAGTGGATCAGGCCATGGAAGAGAAGATCGTGCGAGGCATCCGCTCTCCCAGGGATCTGCTGACACGGGTCAGCGAACTGGATCCTGCGGCAGGCGCGGCCATCGAGCGGGACATCAAATCGCTTGCACCGGGGTTGATCGTCAATCAGGTTCAACGCAAGGAAGATTTGGAACTGGGGACGAAAATGTCTCTTGCCTACCGCCACTTTTTCGGTCTCCAGGCGGCCTTTCTCGGCGACATCCAGTACGACGACCGGGTTCGGGACGCCATTCGCTTGAAACGCCCGGTGATCGAAGCGTTTCCCGAGAGCGCCTTTTCCAGATCCATCAGGAAAATCGCCAGGGCCCAAATCGAAAAAAGGGAGGTCGACGATGCTGAACGCTGA
- a CDS encoding GNAT family N-acetyltransferase, producing the protein MTSDADRWRQVLPPECCVMGSLEYVRVIEQQSGFPARLFVWKSEHSTIAYPFFLRPVNTLPFAAGANEPRWDIFTPEYTGPLIVKKGGLSESDRKSFVERFERYCGRNNIVAEFAHMTPWHGNEDLLDPAYTVLNREIVYIDLTMGESALWSKSLTSDTRRMTRQAEKAGVRVRRAESIEDVKAFQKLHASTMDRRKALECYRLPLKYFTTIFESMPNNAFLVLAEFENHLVAGGLFFHGGDDVYWHLSAADMDYSRVRPVNQYLWSTILWAARTGKRRMLLGGGYKEDDGIFRFKAGFSPLRVMFSVHKRIHDETAYKKLATAWSLYYGVPLGKAQFFPAYRSPVEKNETANYSAASG; encoded by the coding sequence ATGACATCTGACGCGGATCGATGGCGGCAAGTTCTGCCGCCGGAGTGCTGCGTCATGGGAAGCCTTGAATATGTCCGGGTTATTGAACAACAAAGCGGTTTCCCCGCCCGACTGTTCGTCTGGAAAAGCGAGCATTCAACCATCGCCTACCCTTTTTTCCTTAGGCCGGTCAACACCCTGCCTTTCGCCGCAGGAGCCAATGAGCCTCGTTGGGATATCTTCACGCCCGAGTATACCGGACCCCTGATTGTTAAAAAGGGAGGCTTGAGTGAATCGGACCGGAAGAGCTTTGTCGAGCGGTTCGAACGGTATTGCGGCCGCAACAACATTGTGGCCGAATTCGCCCACATGACCCCCTGGCATGGCAACGAAGACCTGCTCGATCCGGCGTATACGGTACTGAATCGGGAAATCGTTTATATCGACCTGACCATGGGTGAAAGCGCTCTCTGGTCGAAATCGCTGACTTCTGATACGCGACGCATGACCCGGCAGGCGGAAAAGGCAGGGGTTCGGGTGCGCCGTGCAGAATCCATCGAGGATGTAAAAGCCTTTCAAAAACTTCATGCCTCTACAATGGACCGCCGAAAAGCCCTGGAGTGCTATAGGTTGCCGCTAAAATATTTCACCACGATATTTGAATCCATGCCGAACAACGCTTTTCTGGTCCTGGCGGAATTCGAAAACCATCTTGTGGCCGGCGGCCTTTTCTTTCATGGCGGCGACGACGTCTATTGGCACCTTTCGGCAGCGGATATGGATTATTCACGGGTTCGTCCTGTCAATCAATACCTGTGGTCTACCATCCTGTGGGCGGCCAGGACCGGGAAGCGTCGAATGCTTCTTGGCGGCGGCTACAAGGAGGATGACGGCATTTTCCGCTTCAAAGCCGGATTTTCCCCGCTGCGGGTCATGTTTTCCGTCCACAAAAGGATTCATGACGAGACGGCCTACAAAAAACTTGCTACTGCCTGGTCGCTGTACTACGGCGTGCCCCTGGGCAAGGCACAGTTCTTTCCTGCCTACCGCTCACCGGTTGAAAAAAATGAAACGGCCAACTACTCGGCAGCTAGCGGCTAG
- a CDS encoding proline dehydrogenase family protein: MIRSILSTVAGQPWLRKAIVSTPGIRDIAWQFVAGEDLDAGVAAVKQLNANAMKGTLNFIGTHIREKAEAISAAEANIAALERMGQEGLDCNLSVKLTQIGLDIDESMCRHLLRRILDSAEKLGNFVCIDMEESPYVEKTLAIFEDMLQLYGPATVGIVLQSYLRQRRGDLRRLLDAGASIRLVKGGYWETSEIVYRRKSQVEQVFREDLELLLTRGWRPAIATHDAGFLFYSQKLSAEAGIAPDSFELQLLYGVRTDLQKRLIQEGFNVRCYVPYGGNWYAYTLGCIRRIPEGILRRINESCRRVPF, from the coding sequence ATGATTCGAAGCATCTTGTCGACCGTGGCCGGTCAGCCTTGGCTTCGCAAAGCGATTGTGAGCACACCGGGAATACGTGACATTGCATGGCAATTTGTTGCGGGGGAAGACCTGGATGCGGGGGTCGCGGCGGTCAAGCAGCTTAATGCCAATGCCATGAAGGGAACGTTGAATTTTATAGGAACCCATATTCGGGAGAAAGCCGAAGCGATCTCAGCAGCAGAGGCCAATATCGCTGCCCTGGAGCGCATGGGACAGGAGGGCCTGGACTGCAACCTTTCGGTCAAGCTCACCCAGATCGGTCTTGACATTGACGAATCCATGTGCCGCCATCTGCTGCGACGGATTCTCGACAGCGCCGAGAAGTTGGGAAATTTTGTCTGCATCGACATGGAGGAATCCCCCTATGTCGAAAAAACCCTCGCTATTTTCGAGGACATGCTGCAACTCTATGGCCCGGCAACGGTCGGCATTGTTCTCCAGTCCTATCTGCGCCAACGCCGAGGAGATCTCCGCCGCCTGCTCGATGCCGGTGCCAGCATCAGACTTGTGAAAGGCGGATATTGGGAAACCTCCGAGATCGTATATCGCCGGAAATCTCAAGTTGAACAAGTCTTTCGGGAGGATCTGGAGCTGCTTTTGACCCGCGGATGGCGACCGGCCATTGCCACCCACGATGCCGGTTTTCTCTTTTACTCGCAAAAGCTTTCCGCCGAAGCGGGAATTGCCCCGGATTCCTTTGAATTGCAGCTGCTCTATGGTGTTCGGACTGATCTGCAGAAACGCCTGATTCAGGAGGGATTCAATGTCCGCTGTTACGTGCCGTATGGCGGCAATTGGTATGCTTACACCCTGGGCTGCATTCGCAGGATACCGGAAGGAATTTTGCGCCGGATAAATGAATCCTGTCGCCGGGTGCCGTTTTAA
- a CDS encoding PilZ domain-containing protein codes for MTQVLILADNSKTRLALESALKTIGMRFETVNSVLEMRRRLQIKAFSGTILDVLKAVRATPSEKAILQEISDFYPTLRLRWDSSGQCFRGLLLGHSLDREDPLGHFLEQFCLPNPGRTFRESKRITAHFCALLSPDENFFDDRTEKTVTRDISLGGCFLFSVGNWNMTERAWVRFIHFSEPSPYQVQIQNVIPWGSRDSFPGIGVKFIDLNSSQLNELCRKLNLP; via the coding sequence ATGACCCAGGTTTTGATACTCGCCGACAATTCCAAAACGCGCCTTGCCCTTGAAAGCGCATTGAAAACCATTGGCATGCGGTTCGAAACGGTAAATTCCGTTCTGGAGATGCGGCGGAGGCTGCAGATCAAGGCGTTCAGCGGAACGATTCTGGATGTCCTGAAAGCCGTAAGAGCCACCCCTTCAGAAAAGGCAATCCTTCAGGAAATTTCCGATTTCTATCCGACCTTGAGACTTCGCTGGGATTCCTCGGGACAATGTTTTCGGGGCCTGCTGCTCGGCCATTCCCTGGATCGGGAAGACCCCTTGGGTCATTTTTTGGAACAATTTTGCCTCCCCAATCCGGGAAGGACTTTTCGGGAAAGCAAACGGATCACAGCACATTTTTGCGCCCTGTTAAGTCCTGACGAAAATTTTTTCGATGATCGGACAGAAAAAACCGTGACCCGCGACATCTCCCTGGGAGGCTGTTTTTTGTTTTCGGTTGGAAACTGGAATATGACCGAAAGAGCCTGGGTTCGGTTTATCCATTTTTCGGAACCTTCCCCCTACCAGGTTCAAATTCAGAACGTCATACCCTGGGGCAGCCGGGACTCCTTTCCCGGCATAGGGGTCAAGTTCATCGACCTCAACTCCTCCCAATTGAATGAACTTTGCAGAAAACTAAATCTCCCTTAG
- a CDS encoding transporter has product MRTLALIFSLALLLLYPNLCLSLEEPSSKDVPARKLLSLMVGEGRALLETDGKIEGFRYFELTGPARLVLDIQKVVPELEKASYPATDGFKILRVGHDHGTTRVVLEAEHSNLPSYSIKQRDRTIEVTWQKQLPAPISEKTSSTISGRGPGESELSGQTPTPEEMTRMRQFLEAEREQLARLQQQFAEEQSRYMAYRDKLEKTMNEQQQRIEAMQVKLGMAKPSTQPAQPVTPATTTRVASTAGPATPAQPVGRPPEKQPEEEKYQEIEAIFERQGVLTPKGKWVLEPSLQYSYSSSTRVALLGYTIIPAITIGLIDVRSVNRNAFVGALTTRYGLTNRMELELKIPYVYRDESSSRDSQNTDDTPESFDSDGNDLGDIEFGLRYQFNMPQGNGPIFIGGIRVKSDSGTDPFEVDIDPDSNLPSELPTGSGFWGIQPSLTAIFPSDPAVFFGSVSYMYYFDRNDIDSDKWGFSDVEPGDTIGFNFGVGYGINEKASFSLGYEHNIILKSKFDDDEPPGAITTHVGSLLLGGSYRLSNNSNLNLSLSGGLTEEAPDVQLTLRVPMTF; this is encoded by the coding sequence ATGCGGACTTTGGCCCTGATCTTTTCTCTTGCACTGCTTCTGCTTTACCCGAACCTCTGTCTGAGTCTTGAGGAACCGTCGTCAAAAGATGTGCCCGCCAGGAAACTGCTGTCCCTGATGGTAGGCGAAGGCCGAGCGCTTCTGGAGACAGACGGAAAAATTGAGGGTTTTCGTTACTTCGAACTGACCGGGCCGGCCCGCCTTGTCCTCGATATTCAGAAGGTGGTCCCGGAGCTGGAAAAAGCGTCCTATCCTGCAACGGACGGATTCAAAATTTTGCGGGTGGGACACGATCATGGGACAACCAGAGTCGTGCTCGAAGCCGAGCACTCCAACCTGCCTTCCTATTCCATAAAACAGAGGGATCGCACCATAGAAGTCACATGGCAAAAACAGCTTCCCGCTCCGATTTCCGAAAAAACCTCTTCCACCATCAGTGGCCGGGGCCCCGGGGAGTCCGAATTGTCAGGGCAGACGCCTACCCCGGAAGAGATGACCCGAATGCGGCAATTCCTGGAGGCGGAAAGGGAGCAACTCGCACGGCTGCAGCAGCAGTTTGCGGAGGAGCAGTCCAGATACATGGCCTATCGGGACAAGTTGGAAAAGACCATGAATGAACAACAGCAGCGGATCGAAGCCATGCAGGTGAAACTGGGAATGGCAAAACCATCGACACAGCCCGCCCAACCCGTCACGCCCGCCACCACGACCCGGGTCGCAAGCACTGCGGGCCCTGCAACGCCGGCCCAGCCCGTCGGCCGCCCGCCGGAAAAGCAACCGGAGGAGGAAAAATATCAGGAGATCGAGGCCATATTCGAACGCCAGGGCGTGCTGACCCCGAAGGGGAAATGGGTTCTGGAGCCCTCCCTGCAATACTCCTACTCCTCTTCCACTCGGGTGGCCCTGCTTGGATATACGATCATTCCCGCCATCACCATCGGCCTGATCGACGTCAGAAGCGTCAACCGGAACGCCTTCGTCGGCGCCCTGACCACGCGCTACGGCCTGACCAACCGGATGGAACTGGAGCTGAAAATCCCCTATGTGTACCGCGATGAGTCCAGTTCGAGAGACTCCCAGAACACGGATGATACTCCCGAGTCCTTCGATTCGGACGGCAACGACCTCGGCGATATCGAATTCGGCCTGCGTTACCAGTTCAACATGCCACAGGGGAACGGCCCGATTTTCATCGGCGGCATCCGCGTCAAATCGGATAGCGGCACGGATCCTTTCGAGGTGGATATCGACCCCGACTCCAACCTGCCTTCCGAACTGCCCACCGGTTCAGGCTTCTGGGGCATTCAGCCGAGTCTGACGGCGATTTTCCCATCCGATCCTGCCGTCTTTTTCGGCTCAGTCAGCTACATGTACTATTTCGATCGAAACGATATCGATAGCGACAAATGGGGCTTCAGCGATGTGGAACCGGGCGACACCATCGGCTTCAACTTTGGGGTAGGATACGGAATTAACGAAAAAGCCTCTTTCAGCCTCGGCTATGAACACAACATCATCCTGAAATCCAAGTTTGACGATGATGAACCGCCTGGGGCGATTACCACCCACGTCGGCAGCCTGCTTCTGGGGGGATCCTACCGCTTGAGCAACAACAGCAACCTGAACCTCTCGCTTTCCGGAGGTTTGACCGAAGAGGCGCCTGATGTGCAATTGACCCTGCGGGTGCCGATGACCTTCTGA